The DNA region GTAAGGATGAAGTAGTGGGAGAGGTCTTGATCGAAAAGGACAAAATATGGTATGAGAAAGAGGATAGTGAAAATTAGAGTGACCAAGATGAGAAGGGGGTCACCATTGAGAAATTGATAGACAAAAACTACCCTTGAAGAAGGAATAAATAACAAATTCTTAATGACCCTAACCCAAAGCTACCAGATTACATGAAACCGCCATATCCATTCATTAAGAAGAAATAACTACAGGAAGATGAGGCAAGGTTGTTTACCAGGTTTAAAAAGATGTTAACCAAGCTTCGAGTAATTatttcttttcaaaaaaaaaaagaactaCTTCCAAAACTTGCTAAACTTATTAAGGTATTATTAACGGGTACAGAGCATAAGCTGGATAAAGAGCAGGTAAATATGACTGAGAAATGTGATATGACCTTGCTCCAAACAATGCCAACAAAACTGAAGGATCCATATAAGTTCACCATCTCTTGCACTATTGGTGGGGTAGAGATCCCACATGCTCTATGTGATTTGGGGTCGAGTATCAATTTAATGCCTCTTAATAAGGAACAAGAATTAAATTTGGGAGAGATCATACCTTGTAATGCAACTCTCACCTTAGCTGATTTATTTGTTACTCGTCCTCATGGTGTTTTACAAGATGTGTTAGTACATGTTAATGGTCTAGTTTTTCCTGCAAATTTTATGGTAGTAGATATGAAGGGAGACATAAGTGGTTCAGTTATTCTTGGATGCCCATTCTTGGTGACCGAGAAAGCATTAATAGATTTGGAAATAAGTGAACTTAGGTTGAATCAATAATGAAAAAATGGTGTTTAATGCTTATGAATGGACACCATATGGAAACATGCTACCAGATTGAAGACAAAGGTATCAAGGATGACAAAGGAAGAAATAAAGGACAATCATCCAGTGTGAGCGTATATCTTGTGCCTGGCGTGCCTTAGGCATGGGTCGTCAAGCTAATGACGGTAAAAAAACGTTAGGTGGGAGGCAACCCATTAGTAAGTGTATTTTTAaagtttgattttattttatttgattaaaaCATGTCGACATTTTTATTTTCTCTAGAAAGAAAATAATGCGGGTAAAAAATAAAGTAGAGAAGAGACACGTGAAAGGAAAAGAAGAGGGGAAAAAAGAAAGCCACTGGAAAAATCACGCAGCCCATCGCACGCGTGACAAGGATATATTACGCACGTGATGGATTCATAACATGCACAATAGAGACATTGAAGAATCTGGGATTTGTTAGTATCACACACACGATTGACGCATGATATGCGCGATAGAGACGTTGGCAGAGAGGCATTGGAAGAACAGTTAGCATCGTGTGTGATGGGTGTATAACACGCGTGATGAGAACGAAAAATTGCCTATAAATAGAGATTTTCAAATCTCTTTTCTTCACAACTCTTTTCTCTAATCTCTCTTAACCTTAAATATCTTTTAATCACCATATTCTACTTGATACTTTATTTTGTGTAGTTGTTATTTTTGTGTCTTGTTGCAGGCATAACGGCCTCAAAAAGAAGCAAACTTACAAGAGGTTCATCATCACGTGCTACTCCCGCACCAAATGCTCAAACTTTTCCAAATCTGAAGTTTCTTTCTGAAGCAAATGCTGAAAAGTATTTAAAGTTGGTTGACTACCATATCATTAAAGAAAGAGCTTTTGCATGCGATGACCTTAAAGGCTTCGAAGAagtgatgaaaatgttgtagTGGTGACAATGGGTAAGTTTTAATAATTTAATTCAGGAAACCAACAAAACCATTGACCTTGACTTTTATGCATACATTGCTTTTAGTGATGTGGGCTCTTATACTTCATATGTGCGAAGTAAGTACATCAACTACTCTACTAGTGCTATTAATTCTATTTTGAATCTTCAAGCTCCTCTCGCTTATGCTCTTAGGACTTATAGAAATGAGCATCATGTTATAAACGAAGCCATGTCCCAAGAAATGCTTGTTGCTTTCTGTAGACTTGGAGCTGAATGAGTGATTGAGCGTGGCTTAACACTGCGGCTTAGAATAATTGAGTTTATCCCAATCCCTAGGGCATGTGCCTCATTCTTTGTGCAAACTCTAGATGCCACCTATAAGCAGTCACAATTTATTGTGAAGCGGTGCTTAGGACTTTTGGATCTTTTGAGGGGTAAGCGTATTAATGTATGATGCTTAATttatgaaaatattaaaaatatgGATAATGTTGCACAACGAGCTTATGGGAATTTTTGTGCTATTAATGAATTATGCAGGAGAGTCAAATTACCCACCTACCCAGATGACAAGATGATTCGTCCAAAAGCGCCCATCAATGCTTCAGCAATTAAGAGGCTTCATCATAATCACCCAGCAGGAGTAGCTTGACAAGATCAAGAGTATAACCAAGCAGGAAACAAAGAAAAATTCTACCAACCTCAGGTGCAGCAGCATGCAACGCGCATTCAAGAAAATCAACAAGCATCATAATTTCAGTGGGAGTAACAAGGTGGATAACGGAAGTTTCACCCACCTTATATAACCAACAAGAAGACCACATGCTTGCCCAAAGTTTAAGAGCACACTTTGCAAGCACCGAAGAAATGGAGAATTATTTTAGAAATCAAGATCAAGATcaatgaagaagaagaaagcACATGAAAGCATAATGGACCCGACAAAATAATGATTTCGACAATACCATGAATGACATGCATGATCTTTTCCGTGATGATAACATGTGAAGAAGACATGTAGTAAGTTTTAAATTTATAGAAAATTTATTATTTTGTAATGTATGCCCAATAAAGAGTAATAACACTTATAAGTAATATTCCCCATTGTATGATTTTGATCATGTTTGTCTTTAATGGATGAGTTTGCTACTGCTATTTCTTTCAGATTCATAAAAATTTCAACTTTAGCATTGAACAAGTGAACCAAAAGTACCATTATATGAAACTTGATCATCAGGAAAGAGACTTACGAATTGAAAGCAAAGGATGAAAAAGGAATCAACAGACTCGTACTCAGCCTTCAGATACCTcaactagtaaggtttgagccaaataacTTCCATTGTTTACTATTCCTTTCActgagtgtatccatgcattattgcTTTATCAGGTTTAAACTATTTCCGATTCAATTTGTATGGTTTGATTTACACACACAGAGGCAGTTGTTGCTATGAACTCAGAGCCTTTTAAAACCATCTTGTAGTAAAAAGAAAAGTCCTTTGCTAACCACTTTAAGCTTAGCCCTTCTTTCAGTGACTTAGCCTTATTTATTATCCACATGACTTGAAAGAGAGGGTGGGAAGATGTATGAAAAAGAATAAGTTTAaggttgctcttggaagtgatCAAGTTTAAttttggggttggggtactagagaaacAACGGTAAAAAGTTCATTTTTTTTGAGAAAATAAGAAGTTAaaaataacttcttcaaaaaTAGGAGAAAAATAATGCAAAATGAATATTAAGGACCATAATAGAGATATCTCTAGTACCGTTAATCAGGAAAGAGTTGGTATGATAACAATATGAGAACTAGGTACCTAACTCCAATAGTTTAAACCTACACTCACAAAAATGCCCTTCCCGAACATAAGCCATATCACAACCGAAAAATCCCTCAAGTGTGTGTGTTTTAATTTCTTTGATGAATTCTATTATAACATGATCAAACTCAATATAAACTATTTTGTATATTGATTGATAGATTACCCTATCATTTGAGTGAGTCATAGTGAGATGAGAAACATGTTGAGTACTTGTCAAAGATTGATGATGTTTTTTGAATTTGTTGGATTGTGGTTGGAATCTAGAATAGTGACCAGGTAAAACAAAGTTCATATGGTGATATTCACCTGTCATTGTTGCAACTTGTTTTTCTGTTTGGAATTTGTAGTGTAGACAAGTTATTTGAGGATAAGCAACAATTCAAATTTAGGGTTGTGATGACACTCTGTCATTGCATGTTTTCTGTCGAAGAAACAGAGCAAAATACGTCAAAGATGAGCAAAAAAGAAGAATAAAGACCAAAGAAATATGCAAAAATCAATAAGTATGAAGAAATAAAGACTTAGTGAAAAATTTATGGAAAAAGGAGTAAAAATGACATAGCTACTAGAATAATCACGGGCAGCATCGTATGCGTGATAGGAGTGTAAAAGTTGCATTGTGCGTGTGATGCATCTTATAACGCACATAATGATACCTTTTTGGGCTTTTTTCTGATGCGCTTCTGACTACTttaaaaagtttttttttttgcATCTTTTCAAGGGTTCTGCAATTTTGACTAAAAGTGGCAGTAAAGAGCATCAAGAGGGTGATTTTGAGAGCATTGGAAGTCATTTGAGGCGTTCTTTAAGGATTTTCATATGCAATCTTCATCTTATTTCTTACTATTTATTTGTATCGTTATGAGTACATAAACTTCTCTATGTTAGGTTTTGTATGATGAACTTATTTTGAACTTGTTGAGACATATGTTTAATTTGTCTGTGCATGAATAATTGAAGTTATATTTCTATTTATTTGCCTCTCATACTGAATAtttttttatgtgagatactcttttaatatgATTATGGCCACATATGAAATATACTGACCATTAGTCTTTGCGTTGGAATTAGGGCAATTAttgtacttacgctggttgaCTATGGATAAAAAGCCTATAGTAGTGACATTAGAGCTAACATACAATTGCATTTCCTAATTTCACTTGCGTTGGTTGAATATGGATAAAAGACCTTTAGTAGGAATTAATGAGCTATACACCAAGGGATTTGGTATAGTGGTTTTGTTAATTCATCGTGGAAATATAATGACTTTCTCATTCATGTAATGCATTAAACATCAACATGGATAAATAAGTGATTCTATACAAAACCTGAATGCTTTCGCATTTTTTTAGAACCACTTTTACTTTTCGCATTAAAACtcgacccccccccccccccaattgttactttctaaacttgCACAAATATTGTTTTGCTAAATAGCAGTCCCTATGGATTCAATATCTTTTTATTACTGCGACACTATCAGTACACTTTCTGAGAAGTCATCACACATGTTTTATCAAACATAAAAACCAATAAAATATAATCATGTGAGTTTAGCAGTGGAAACAATAAAGTTTGACGTATAACGTCTCAACAACAAATGAATAACAAAATGGTTACTCCAAAATGAATAAGACATGTAACAACTAAATATAAGACAACCCATCCCTAGTGCTACATATCATAGCAACTCCACTAAAGATCCAAATGATAAATAACTAAAGAGGCCTCAACACCATCCTCTAACTTAAACAATTATTCCTCTACCTGATTGTTTGTACTCCAGAGGAGCAGAGACACCACAACAAACAAATAAGGGTGAGAATATGCTCAAATATATTAATGGCGCAAAACATATCAAGGGTAACATATTCACTACAACCATCAACCAAACACTTATTCACAACAACAAATAATCATAACGATTACTCGATCGCACATGCATGTATATATGAAAATGTATCCACTACTCGACTCGATATGTATGTGGTACCAATTTGGACATCAGAGATATGTTATTGATTTTCGTCCATATTCGCTCCCAGTCCCCTCTTCTGAACTAGAGCCCACCATAATCGTTATTGGTCCCCAATACTGAATCAACAACATTTCACCGATCCTATTACTGAGATCAGTTACTTGCTTCCAATATCCACTTCCGAACCAAAGCTCACCATAATCGTTACCGACCCCCCTACTAAATCAACAACGCTTCACTGATCCTATTACTGAGATTAACTACTCGCTCCCAATCCCcacttttgaaccaaagctcaCCATCAAACTGAAGTCCATACACCACGATTCATGAACTCAACAACAACATGAAAATGCGATCTTTCACAACTGGCCCCACTTCTGACTGTGTATATCTCCAATAAGTTCATCACCTCAACACAACATGTATGATATGCAAATATATTCAACAATACATAATATTCACATTCCAAATTTTATTCAATTTCTCATAATATTTTATCACAATAATATCATCTCAACACCAATATCAACGTCCCTCCTCATGGGTAattgatcgggaaaatagcaagtgtactattttgccttttatagtatTAATGGagaaattccccgaatgtcgatctcaaggattgcACGTCAATATtgagttcaaattatcattcaattaaacaaaaagtatgaATTTGGTTTTTAGAGgtaaaaatacaaaaataaaggcaaagacaaataaggatgaaaataagggtttgcaaggtaagaggaacaatgccagagaaggtgtatgatttatccctgtaacaactctgagtcactattgcatcaacaaatatcaattactaccagttctcaagggtattttctcccaagtccttggtgagaaaacctttaatcagTCTACCttaatttctatgtccataggccattatggtgaagttaagctttattatatcaagaatactctggttcatacagggcacccctagtcctaggtgatatctactgcagagtaaacttatgaaaaccttatcaatggcggttcagcctaattgataaccacaaaacaatctcgattggCCCGAAAGAGAAGacattaaacacatcaaaaggttaccgtaagaataatattataaatgcaaaagtatactcaaattcattacaattctaaatcagggacaccccctagcattggggggtttagctactcatattgttcaaaacaaatgcaagataaaaattacacattacaagtaagtggatgactttgatcttcaatcgctcccagtcatgaaaaccttcagctctccaAACTCCTTGttctctgtaatacttgattgcttcacaatactgtatTTTTCCTTCTTCCAATATGATTTTTCCTTAGGCAGAAGGTCCTCTTTTATAAtgaaaattccaagcagcaggtggacatgtccaaaaatctctCTGAAAAGCTCGACGAATAAAAACCCAAGAAAAAGGGAAATTTTGGGCTTGCgctgacacggcctgtgtcagctgacacgggtggccgtgtcagcctactgttaTTGGTGACACGCCCATGGCCTCTTGACAAAGGGGGGGTGATGcctaacacggcccgtgtcaggccactgtctTCCTTGCCACGCCCTCCTTTGCTTGACACGACCCATGTCAagtgacacgggtggccgtgtcaggcctcttGTACCGGGGTTTTTCCCCTCCTTTGCTTGTCGGAATCTTGCATTGTCTCGCTCTAAGTTTcctggttcttctacctggacctgtcggacaaaaacacagttatcccacacttaaaatcacgaaaatagaattaaaatataataatgaAAGGAAATGCTTAAATATTATACCGGAAGTAAAATTGCCTTGAAAAGTATCaaaaatgcttgcacagtgttTCAAAATCATTGGTTTCTTGTtggatcagtaacgaaaacttaatgcaaatggtgactgatcacaaccccaaacttaggTCATTGTTTTTCCTCAAGTAATGTTTAAGAGAACATTGCGTGTCACTCCCCATGATTCTTGTTTCCTAacactgctgagatcattcgctaaCGTCATCCCTCTTCCTTCCATAAGTCCTGCTTTTTCCTTGTCAGTTTTCAATCGCACTTCCACTTCGaagcaccgtttcacctgtcagcttatatcacattctcacaAAATCTCTCGGGGTTAAGTGTTTTCACTCataattcagaatatgcaatatcaactcacaagtttgaatagtctctcttttcaTATCACCTACACACAAtacacacacttttgaggtctttcgggttataacttggcttgggttagggtgtggatattcaaacaaaaatgggaaacaagtggtttttggttcagagtcgatgttaccTACTGTGTTGGTTTCTTTTGTTTTTTCGCTCGGTTTTCtctttttttctatttttcaaCCGAGTGCCCTTTTTCGTGCTTCTTTTGAATCTTCGAGTTTATTTATAatactttttttcttttctctcgATGATTTCCTATTTcactctttttttctttttattttcacACTTTCTTGGGCGTTTGGAACTCTTTGGGGGTttttttaccccaaacttagcttttcaacacagttTAAAGGTATTAACATGACTCTaaacagggtaaggaagtgttttggccaaggGGTACATATACGGGGTTTAAGGAAACAAATGGATACAGGATCAAATGGGGTTTACAAGGGATATAATTATTtaggatggctagaaaggctcggagttaatttcaaacaacgtgcctcagtgtgtgtaatcatgtagtgacagtcccagagagtctacgcaaatttagagtgataaagacaaacctgaatatcactcatgatgatcaatgtgtttggctttttatgactcaCCCTGTTTGATTAAGCTTTGACAGTATCCACAGTACTTTTTAGCCTGGTGTAACTTCTTCCTTACTTCGGAATGTATAAGACACTTATGTTGGTTAAGCTGTAcacgttgcgtccgatctttcTTTTTCAGCAGTGTCCACTTCCTGAGGcgatccttcacaacaagccatGGTCAGTGGCGTGATCCTTTCCTCCATTCCCACTCGTGATCATTACTATTTCCACAATATCACCACAGACTTGAAACACTCGCAGCATAATGTACCATCAAACAGAAAAACCAAATCTAGAATGCAATAAAGTAAAATAACACCATACTGAAATAAAATAATAGAATACtaaaaataacaataaaagacataaaatatcccccacacttgaaccaaacattgaCCTTAATGTTTGCAAACAAGAGCGAAGTAGGACATTCACAGTACCCTACTGAGGAGGTGGATGTggaaaatgcaacatcaactgtcgcatcatgctgctcatctcatccaacattgCCCCCTGTCGGGCTTGCTCAATGCCTTGCCGTTGTTGTTCCGTCCTTAAGTCACCTATTTCGGTTTGTACCCAGGTCCATTGGTCAGTGGACCAGGAAGAGGAACCTGCCTCCTGCTGGGTAGGTTCCTGATGTGGTTGTACAAACTGTTCCTGAGGTGCTTGGGGTTCCTCTTCTTCTGCCTCCGTGGCATCCACCTGGTCATCTATAAAATGCTCACCTGCAACAAAATGGTCAGTATCATGGCCTTCCTCCGCGTCGGGGTTTGCGCTCACATACAACCAGTTGGCACAGTCAGTAATAACAACTTTGTTCGGATCCGGCAGAGCTATAATAAACCTCTTATGGATAAGTACAAAATAGTAAGTAAGGGCAACATCAATCATACCTTGTTGGATTAGAGCGGACATGTCAATTTTGGTCTTACCTGCAATTGGTATGTCTTCGAGTAACACAACTTGATACCCAAAATGCTAAGCTATTTGGGTGATCATGCCACCCACGGAGATGCCTCCGGAGTCTGCTCGTCCAACTCTGCCCAGATACTCAGCTTCAAAGCAGCTACATTGATGGCTTTGTTCTGTGCCATCGAGTACATAAAAAAGTATctctctctgagtagctaccCTTGTGATATCGCCTCTTCCAAACAAGGTGTAGGCCAAACCCTTTTGAGCATACCAGAAACATGAATTTTGGATGTCGGAGGCCTTAACACCTTTGGAGGTGTAATCCGTCCTCCCGGTGATGGCAATCCAAAAATCCTTAGGTGAGAACCCATTTGGGACCGCTCCTGGTTCGTACAGAGGGAGTCGGAGTATCCCTGCCAATTCCTCAACTGACAATTCATGATAACTATTAAACAAGCGGAAACGCAAAGTGGCGAAATAATACCTGGTCATGTCTATCCACCTCTTTTCGAGTTGGAATTCCAACGTGCTGAGGAATTCGAGCGTGATGCGCTCGTATGTCGGCGCTTCTAGGCTCATGAACTCTAGCATTCCTAAAACGTGGAACATCCGGTATACCTCAATTTTGAGCCCTAGTGCGTTCAGAGTATGCTCACACATGTACCTTGTCGGTGTGAGTTTCCGTTTCCGGTGAATTTGATACCTCTTTTCTTGTTCCGGATTGTCAAACACGATGTTGTGTGGATTTGGGTTCCGGCTTGGTCGCTTCCGTGACCTTGCCGTCTCCACAAGCTGCTTCTTTCCGATGAGAATTCTCCTtgggggcattttggacctgcaaaaataGAAATTATTTGAAATAGGGAGTTAGAAAATTCCGAAACCGTGGTTACAACGGGGATGACGAGTGGAGTAATATTTGTGAAAGATGTTTTTGCAATAGGAGAGTGGAAGTGGTGGTTATGGAAGCTTTGAGTTAATGGGGTTTGTGAGGTTTGGGGAGAAAGAGAGTGAGAATGATGATAATGATGAGAGTGGTATGAAAAAATTCTGATAATGATAAGGTAAATGGGGTAAAGTGTGGTTAAGGTGGAGTAAATGGGTGGGGCCCACTGCAAAATTTGGATgttcaaaaaaatttcaaaaattctGCCTGCTTGACACAGctgtgtcagctgacatgggtggTCGTGTCAGGCTACTGTCCATCATCATATTTTCAATATTTCCTTTagtgctcctgacacgggccgtgtcaactgacacagccgcccgtgtcaggctactgttgACAAAATTTTCCTTTCCCTTTCAGTATTCCTATCATggcccatgtcagctgacacgggtgaccgtgtcaggccactgttttttCACATCCTTGGCCTGAT from Lathyrus oleraceus cultivar Zhongwan6 chromosome 1, CAAS_Psat_ZW6_1.0, whole genome shotgun sequence includes:
- the LOC127112282 gene encoding uncharacterized protein LOC127112282 → MTEKCDMTLLQTMPTKLKDPYKFTISCTIGGVEIPHALCDLGSSINLMPLNKEQELNLGEIIPCNATLTLADLFVTRPHGVLQDVLVHVNGLVFPANFMVVDMKGDISGSVILGCPFLVTEKALIDLEISELRLNQ